ACTTACTGCTTCTTTTCTTAGTTCTTGAGGTAAGTTTTGGAATAATTTTCTAAAGACTTCGTATTGTTTCGCATATTTCTTGTTATATCTTCTCTCTTTTCGGGCCTGAAAAAGACGACGCCATCTTTTAACAAATTCTGCTTTTTTCTTCTTATTTTTTGGTAAAAGCCCGGCATAAGGAGTAGCGTCGCCAAGATAAATCTTATAAATGTCATGAATCAGGGTCAGCTTAATTACTTTTTCTACATTAAGATTTTTATTCATTGCCCCAAAGACCCAAGCCATCATTGCCGAACGAAAAGTATGGTCAGTGGCACTGTCAGGATTTTTCACGCCATAGAAAGTTATCCCTTTCCTTTCTACATCCT
This genomic window from bacterium contains:
- a CDS encoding HD domain-containing protein encodes the protein MRNILKFFLEISKLKDVERKGITFYGVKNPDSATDHTFRSAMMAWVFGAMNKNLNVEKVIKLTLIHDIYKIYLGDATPYAGLLPKNKKKKAEFVKRWRRLFQARKERRYNKKYAKQYEVFRKLFQNLPQELRKEAVS